One window from the genome of Variovorax sp. PAMC26660 encodes:
- a CDS encoding LysR family transcriptional regulator, with protein MDRIDAMKVFVAALDEGSLAGAGRKLGKSPAAVSRAIAFLETHVGTELLHRTTRSIRLSEAGERYAVACRRILTDLEEADMAAAGERSAPRGRLTVTAAVAVGESLLRPILDEFMNAHPTVSVRLHLLDRPANLIDEGIDVALRIAHLADSTLVALPVGEVRRVLTASPRYLARHPRIVQPADIAEHQVVAMTHFGIDSWSFPQQAGPAGSAMPRTVQFAPRFIVNSLRAAVASAVEGRGVLRSFSYHVADEVADGRLRIILAGDEIAPLPVHLVSPHGRLSVPKVRAFVDFALPRLRAGFAQWSEACAPRNKPASKAAAKPRRD; from the coding sequence GTGGACCGCATCGACGCCATGAAGGTCTTCGTCGCAGCGCTGGACGAAGGCAGCCTTGCCGGCGCGGGCCGCAAGCTGGGCAAGTCGCCCGCCGCAGTGAGCCGCGCGATCGCGTTCCTCGAAACGCACGTGGGCACCGAGCTGCTGCACCGCACGACACGCTCCATTCGGCTGAGCGAAGCGGGCGAGCGTTATGCGGTCGCGTGCCGGCGCATCCTCACCGATCTTGAAGAAGCCGACATGGCCGCCGCAGGCGAACGCTCGGCACCGCGCGGGCGCCTGACGGTGACCGCGGCGGTCGCGGTCGGCGAGAGCCTGCTGCGGCCGATCCTCGATGAGTTCATGAACGCGCACCCGACGGTGTCGGTGCGCCTGCATTTGCTCGACCGGCCGGCCAACCTGATCGATGAAGGCATCGACGTGGCGCTGCGCATTGCCCACCTGGCCGATTCCACGCTGGTGGCGCTGCCGGTGGGCGAGGTGCGCCGCGTTCTCACCGCGTCGCCGCGTTATCTGGCGCGGCATCCGCGCATCGTGCAGCCGGCGGACATTGCGGAGCACCAGGTGGTGGCCATGACGCACTTCGGCATCGACTCGTGGAGCTTTCCGCAGCAGGCCGGCCCTGCCGGCTCGGCGATGCCGCGCACGGTGCAGTTTGCGCCGCGCTTCATCGTCAACAGCCTGCGCGCGGCGGTGGCGTCCGCAGTGGAAGGGCGCGGCGTGCTGCGCTCGTTCTCGTACCACGTGGCGGATGAAGTGGCCGACGGGCGGCTGCGCATCATCCTGGCCGGGGACGAAATCGCGCCGCTGCCGGTGCACCTGGTGTCGCCGCACGGGCGGCTGTCGGTGCCGAAGGTGCGGGCGTTCGTCGACTTCGCACTGCCGAGGTTGCGTGCGGGTTTTGCGCAGTGGTCCGAGGCCTGCGCGCCCAGGAACAAGCCCGCTTCCAAAGCGGCTGCCAAGCCCAGGCGCGACTGA
- a CDS encoding tautomerase family protein, translating into MPYVNVRITRDGVTREQKATVIAEITDTLQRVLGKKPGLTHVVIDEINTDDWGVGGETTTVIRARDNAGGSR; encoded by the coding sequence ATGCCTTACGTCAACGTACGCATCACACGCGACGGCGTCACGCGCGAGCAGAAGGCCACGGTGATCGCGGAGATCACCGACACGCTGCAGCGCGTGCTCGGGAAGAAGCCCGGACTCACGCACGTGGTGATCGACGAGATCAACACCGACGACTGGGGCGTCGGCGGCGAGACGACCACGGTGATTCGCGCACGCGACAACGCTGGCGGATCGCGCTGA
- a CDS encoding metallophosphoesterase family protein, which produces MTEGADQISWLHLSDLHAGQANQDWLWPTLQTRFYEDLRRVHPRVGRIDLVIFSGDLTQSGSKEDFAVLRKILERLWQEFNYLGSNPKLFIVPGNHDLTRPQKFDANALAVKSWWTNSDVKEAFWADAENPLRKFVDGMFVNYQEFRRELAESEIPICETTDGEIPGDVSSVVHAGNFRLGLVGLNSSFLHFFDDQKNKHLDLDPRQLLSVTGWNPDEWCRENDVNFLVTHHPSDWLHDKASLHFQAEINPPGRFAAHLYGHMHDPAIRGARSGGSAERKTVQAASLFGLRKIEGTTFDRIHGYCAAKIITTANSATIKFWPRIDKVVDSAVRRFVPDDRFDLEEENFFAVNLKRSSNKENPNNLTVAAEVIAFREASEEAAREVSKRPTQSFSHQLKPAPQHLGVRRLEQKQLRRAMEGDRKAWLVSDWNSGTEEFVWSVFSALSDELPLTYRFSLQEYDGREGFFSKFSLEAGRSFQEFAKSVFGPKKVLLLLDDAPVSRSINSETSAYEVELESIIEAFRDYCPNSLVLLISRQRPTSSNIPVVELPPLEEPDVRAYVLQSDNGGAKYSATSAVSDIYRLTEGMPVEIDSLLKQLEYISLAELIEARLNSPQNDANGEMPVAIFSTAINELHLSEDPLLQRSFNLLKALAVLPYGETLARIRRFNSQQPFHPAHAATLADRGLIEVMPVVPTLKTSLLGSPQSPKLHVKKAIREQIYSTLLAPEIYELNRRAASIYFGEDWIQGQPKNIKTTDIVAALGGGGLGNPHAIINALFQQAVEPGDASKLKKIVQLARLFIVDLERGNNFRSTVTACQDFLRLIPADSEVHTADRNWFSFKLAASLRMLNDRSSATDIFATLNLEDFDKTTKRRILINWALAEEHNDARQAKELAEKIISLGKATFQAMEAQALILRLSPEDPERFNKLKAIEKKARGRKAFTAANNIAMFLSANGNLNANEKRESLRGIALSAKRNGDSYGATRAAVEIGKVTRLNSLKPSSDEVAGLIESYHYLYQERISGLFSSCHENLWHHFLGQNDMPNLLRLFRHSSFVWRLHGHEQKELPYIESLLEYFPKDQYHASQERNAESDYFLIRLEKFKPQIEVY; this is translated from the coding sequence ATGACTGAAGGCGCTGATCAAATTTCGTGGCTGCATTTGAGCGATTTGCACGCCGGCCAAGCCAATCAAGATTGGCTTTGGCCTACTTTGCAAACCAGATTTTACGAGGACTTGCGTCGAGTCCACCCTCGCGTGGGCCGAATTGATCTTGTAATTTTTTCTGGCGACTTAACGCAAAGCGGAAGCAAGGAGGATTTTGCGGTTCTCCGAAAAATCTTGGAACGACTTTGGCAAGAGTTTAATTATCTAGGAAGTAACCCAAAACTTTTCATTGTTCCCGGAAATCATGATTTAACTAGACCGCAAAAATTTGATGCCAATGCACTTGCTGTCAAATCGTGGTGGACAAACTCTGATGTGAAAGAGGCGTTTTGGGCTGACGCAGAAAATCCACTTCGAAAATTTGTTGATGGAATGTTTGTTAATTATCAAGAATTTAGACGTGAGCTAGCCGAAAGCGAAATTCCAATTTGTGAAACAACAGATGGAGAAATTCCCGGAGACGTCTCCAGTGTGGTTCACGCTGGAAATTTCAGACTTGGACTCGTTGGTTTAAATTCCTCATTTTTGCATTTCTTTGATGACCAAAAAAATAAACATTTGGATTTGGACCCACGTCAGCTCCTGAGTGTGACGGGTTGGAATCCAGATGAATGGTGTAGAGAAAATGATGTCAATTTTCTTGTCACACATCACCCATCAGATTGGTTGCACGATAAAGCAAGCTTGCATTTTCAAGCGGAGATTAACCCTCCCGGTAGATTTGCGGCTCATTTGTATGGGCATATGCACGATCCCGCGATAAGAGGTGCCAGAAGTGGCGGAAGTGCGGAGAGGAAAACCGTGCAAGCGGCTTCTCTATTCGGGTTGAGAAAAATCGAAGGAACAACCTTCGACCGTATTCATGGGTACTGTGCCGCAAAAATAATAACGACTGCCAATTCGGCGACCATCAAGTTTTGGCCACGAATCGACAAAGTTGTAGATTCGGCAGTTAGGCGTTTTGTACCCGATGATCGTTTTGATCTAGAAGAGGAGAATTTCTTTGCGGTTAATCTTAAAAGAAGCAGCAACAAAGAGAATCCAAATAATCTGACTGTTGCGGCAGAAGTTATTGCATTTAGAGAAGCGAGCGAAGAGGCTGCACGTGAGGTATCCAAGCGTCCTACTCAAAGTTTTTCTCATCAATTAAAACCAGCGCCGCAGCATCTAGGGGTCAGAAGGCTCGAGCAAAAGCAGCTTCGGCGGGCAATGGAAGGTGATCGAAAAGCTTGGCTAGTTTCGGATTGGAACTCGGGAACAGAAGAGTTCGTATGGTCCGTTTTCAGTGCCCTGTCAGATGAGCTGCCTTTAACGTATCGATTTAGTCTTCAAGAATACGATGGTCGAGAAGGGTTTTTTTCAAAATTCTCACTCGAAGCTGGACGGAGTTTTCAAGAATTTGCCAAATCAGTGTTTGGCCCGAAAAAGGTTTTACTCCTATTGGATGATGCGCCAGTTAGTCGTTCGATTAATTCGGAGACTTCTGCGTATGAAGTCGAATTGGAGAGTATTATTGAAGCATTTAGAGATTATTGTCCTAATAGCTTGGTGCTTCTAATTTCACGTCAGCGGCCAACCTCTTCAAATATTCCAGTCGTGGAGTTGCCGCCGTTGGAGGAGCCTGATGTTCGGGCCTATGTTTTACAGTCAGATAACGGTGGTGCGAAGTATTCGGCAACCTCCGCGGTAAGCGATATTTATCGCCTCACTGAAGGTATGCCTGTTGAAATTGACTCTTTACTCAAGCAGCTTGAATATATATCGCTCGCAGAACTTATAGAGGCGCGACTCAATAGCCCGCAGAATGATGCAAATGGCGAGATGCCCGTGGCTATTTTTTCGACCGCCATTAATGAGCTGCACTTGTCGGAAGATCCGCTGCTTCAACGATCTTTTAATTTGCTAAAAGCTCTTGCCGTTTTGCCGTACGGTGAAACACTTGCACGCATTCGCCGATTCAACAGTCAACAACCTTTTCATCCTGCTCATGCGGCGACCCTTGCTGATCGGGGACTTATTGAAGTAATGCCTGTTGTGCCGACCTTGAAGACCAGTTTGCTTGGTAGCCCTCAAAGCCCGAAGCTTCATGTTAAAAAAGCAATTCGCGAGCAAATTTATTCGACGCTTCTTGCTCCGGAGATATACGAGCTCAATCGCCGAGCGGCGTCAATTTATTTTGGAGAAGATTGGATTCAAGGGCAGCCGAAAAATATTAAAACAACAGATATCGTGGCAGCGCTAGGAGGAGGTGGATTGGGAAATCCACATGCGATTATAAATGCGCTATTTCAGCAAGCAGTTGAGCCGGGGGACGCTAGTAAGCTTAAAAAAATAGTCCAACTCGCGAGATTGTTCATAGTTGATTTGGAGCGGGGAAATAATTTCAGAAGCACTGTGACTGCGTGCCAGGATTTTTTGCGCCTAATACCTGCTGATTCAGAAGTTCATACTGCGGATAGAAATTGGTTTAGCTTCAAGCTCGCGGCGTCATTGCGAATGCTCAATGACCGGAGTAGTGCCACTGATATTTTTGCCACGTTAAATTTAGAGGATTTTGATAAGACAACTAAACGCCGAATTCTCATTAATTGGGCTCTTGCGGAGGAGCATAACGACGCGAGACAGGCGAAGGAGTTGGCGGAGAAAATAATATCTTTGGGGAAGGCTACGTTTCAGGCAATGGAGGCGCAAGCGCTAATTCTTCGGTTAAGTCCTGAAGATCCAGAGCGATTTAATAAGCTAAAGGCTATTGAAAAGAAAGCGCGCGGCAGAAAAGCATTTACCGCCGCCAATAATATCGCGATGTTCTTGAGTGCGAATGGCAATCTCAATGCCAATGAGAAAAGGGAAAGTTTGAGAGGCATAGCGCTGAGTGCGAAAAGAAATGGCGATTCTTATGGTGCAACGCGTGCCGCAGTTGAAATTGGTAAAGTGACGCGCCTCAACTCATTAAAGCCTAGTTCGGATGAGGTTGCTGGCCTTATTGAGTCATATCATTACCTCTATCAAGAGAGGATTAGTGGTCTTTTTTCCAGTTGCCATGAGAATTTATGGCACCATTTTTTGGGCCAAAATGACATGCCAAATTTGCTTCGATTGTTTCGCCATAGTTCGTTCGTTTGGCGTCTCCATGGGCACGAGCAAAAGGAGTTGCCATATATTGAGTCACTTCTGGAGTATTTCCCGAAGGATCAATACCATGCCTCTCAAGAGCGAAATGCTGAATCGGACTATTTTTTAATTCGATTGGAAAAATTCAAACCCCAGATTGAGGTTTACTGA
- a CDS encoding MFS transporter, with the protein MPIALLALTLSAFAIGTTEFVIVGLIPTVAADLAISLPSAGLLVSLYALGVAIGAPVLTALTGKLPRKALLLGLMALFTLGNLLAWKAPSYESLVAARILTGLAHGVFFSIGSTIATGLVPKEKAASAIAIMFTGLTVALVTGVPLGTFIGQHFGWRETFLAVSALGVVAFIGSWIFVPNNIRHTPPASLAQQAKVLAEPRLLLVYAKTAIGYGGSFIPFTFLAPILTDVSGFSASSVGWVMLVYGVSVAAGNIWGGKLADRMGPIPALKIIFALLAAVLLIFNFAAPHKWLALVAVLMWGAVAFGNVPGLQVYVVKQAERFTPQAVDVASGLNIAAFNLGIALAAWAGGLIVTHLGLMHTPWIGALVVLVSLGLTHWSGVLDRRAGIPVRASGPVPVGH; encoded by the coding sequence ATGCCAATCGCCTTACTCGCGCTGACCCTCAGCGCCTTCGCCATCGGGACGACCGAGTTCGTCATCGTTGGCCTCATCCCCACGGTCGCTGCTGACCTCGCCATCAGCCTTCCCTCGGCCGGCCTGCTGGTCAGCCTCTACGCGCTGGGCGTCGCCATCGGCGCGCCGGTGCTCACCGCCCTCACGGGCAAGCTGCCGCGCAAGGCGCTGCTGCTCGGGCTGATGGCGCTGTTCACGCTCGGCAATCTGCTGGCGTGGAAGGCACCGAGCTATGAATCGCTGGTAGCGGCGCGCATCCTCACGGGCCTGGCGCACGGCGTGTTCTTCTCGATCGGCTCGACCATCGCCACGGGCCTCGTGCCGAAGGAAAAAGCCGCGAGTGCCATCGCGATCATGTTCACCGGGCTCACGGTGGCGCTGGTCACGGGTGTGCCGCTGGGCACGTTCATCGGGCAGCACTTCGGCTGGCGCGAGACTTTCCTGGCTGTGTCGGCGCTGGGCGTCGTCGCCTTCATCGGTAGCTGGATCTTTGTTCCCAACAACATCCGCCACACGCCGCCGGCCTCGCTCGCGCAGCAGGCCAAGGTGCTGGCCGAGCCGCGCCTGTTGCTGGTGTATGCCAAGACGGCGATTGGCTACGGCGGCTCGTTCATTCCGTTCACGTTTCTTGCGCCGATCCTGACGGACGTGTCGGGCTTCAGTGCCAGTTCGGTGGGCTGGGTGATGCTGGTGTACGGCGTGTCGGTGGCGGCGGGCAACATCTGGGGCGGCAAGCTGGCCGACCGCATGGGGCCGATTCCGGCGCTCAAGATCATCTTTGCGCTGCTGGCCGCTGTCTTGTTGATCTTCAACTTCGCGGCGCCGCACAAGTGGCTGGCACTGGTGGCGGTGCTGATGTGGGGCGCGGTGGCCTTCGGCAACGTGCCGGGCCTGCAGGTGTATGTGGTGAAGCAGGCCGAACGCTTCACGCCGCAGGCGGTGGACGTGGCCTCGGGCCTGAACATCGCGGCCTTCAACCTGGGCATTGCGCTCGCAGCCTGGGCCGGCGGCCTGATCGTGACGCACCTGGGCCTGATGCACACGCCCTGGATCGGCGCACTGGTGGTGCTGGTGTCGCTGGGCCTCACGCACTGGAGCGGCGTGCTGGACCGCCGGGCCGGCATTCCGGTTCGCGCTTCGGGGCCGGTGCCGGTCGGCCACTGA
- a CDS encoding YbfB/YjiJ family MFS transporter, translating to MSAAPRIAADRAAASHPHAAPPWRAILAGFCATLVGLGLARFAYTPLLPAIIDAHWFSASAATYLGAANLVGYLIGALLGGPMSARWPARAVLRAMMLATAASLIACAWPIDFAWFFGWRVVSGISGGALMVLAAPTVLAHMPPRQRGLASGMIFAGIGLGIAASGTLVPLLLRQGLAATWIGLAVLALLLTVVAWHGWPAAAPAHAVHAAHATAARPPVAKGALRALTMSYALNAAGLVPHMIFLVDFVARGLGQGLAVGAQYWVVFGLGAIVGPVLSGYLADRVGFGPALRIAFAVQAVALALPAAGLIGHGGLIVSSAVVGAFTPGIVPLVLGRVQELLAHHPSLQKAAWSRATTGFAVLQASAAYGMSWLLGHSGGNYALLFALGCGAIVLALLTDLVASGVRRVG from the coding sequence ATGTCCGCCGCCCCACGCATCGCCGCCGACAGGGCGGCTGCTTCCCACCCACATGCCGCACCGCCCTGGCGCGCCATCCTCGCGGGCTTCTGCGCCACGCTCGTCGGGCTTGGCCTGGCCCGCTTCGCCTACACGCCGTTGTTGCCGGCCATCATCGACGCGCACTGGTTCAGCGCCTCCGCCGCCACCTACCTCGGCGCGGCCAACCTCGTGGGTTATCTGATCGGCGCACTGCTCGGCGGGCCGATGTCGGCGCGCTGGCCGGCGCGTGCCGTGCTGCGCGCGATGATGCTGGCCACGGCCGCTTCGCTGATCGCCTGTGCATGGCCGATCGACTTCGCATGGTTCTTCGGCTGGCGCGTCGTCTCCGGCATTTCCGGCGGTGCGTTGATGGTGCTGGCCGCGCCCACCGTGCTCGCGCACATGCCGCCCCGGCAGCGCGGGCTTGCCAGCGGAATGATCTTCGCGGGCATCGGCCTTGGCATTGCGGCATCGGGCACGCTCGTGCCTTTGCTGCTGCGCCAGGGCCTCGCGGCGACATGGATCGGGCTTGCCGTGCTCGCGTTGCTGCTCACCGTCGTCGCGTGGCACGGTTGGCCCGCCGCAGCGCCGGCGCATGCGGTCCACGCGGCGCATGCCACTGCCGCGCGGCCACCCGTCGCCAAGGGCGCGCTGCGCGCGCTGACCATGTCGTACGCGCTGAACGCAGCCGGCCTTGTGCCGCACATGATCTTTCTCGTCGACTTCGTCGCGCGCGGGCTCGGGCAGGGCCTTGCGGTGGGCGCGCAGTACTGGGTGGTGTTCGGGCTGGGCGCCATCGTCGGCCCGGTGCTCAGTGGCTACCTGGCCGATCGCGTCGGATTCGGCCCCGCGCTGCGCATCGCCTTTGCCGTGCAGGCGGTGGCACTTGCGTTACCCGCTGCCGGCCTCATCGGGCACGGCGGGCTCATCGTGTCCAGCGCGGTGGTCGGCGCCTTCACGCCGGGCATCGTGCCGCTCGTGTTGGGTCGCGTGCAGGAGCTGCTTGCGCATCACCCGTCGCTGCAGAAGGCTGCCTGGAGCCGCGCGACCACAGGCTTCGCCGTGTTGCAGGCCAGCGCGGCCTACGGCATGTCGTGGCTGCTCGGGCATTCGGGCGGCAACTACGCCTTGCTCTTCGCCCTGGGCTGCGGTGCCATCGTGCTCGCGCTGCTCACAGACCTTGTGGCCAGCGGGGTCCGCCGCGTTGGGTGA
- a CDS encoding TIGR03571 family LLM class oxidoreductase encodes MSHATSLERLVATNGSGPSIGLELPLDNDWSPSGDTARRAAGRPFGVPDIAQHARLAKLADTLGFRALWARDVPLYDPAFGDAAQVFEVFSYLGYLAGVTERILLGTAAVVLPLREPVLTLKSAATVDHLSNGRLMLGVASGDRPVEYPIFERDYATRGERFREQVAMVRDWGAATLPEGIELLPRPQNPLPLLVAGLAQQTPDWIGAHMDGCLTYPGTPEDHARRSAQWRAVAGDGKPYMSFIHLDLADDANTPLERYRFGGRMGRHALVRELAALHASGVQHVGLHLRRNRRPLGETMEEIGQFVLPVFHADAGIRQPEEDDAVLA; translated from the coding sequence ATGAGCCACGCCACTTCGCTTGAACGGCTCGTTGCCACCAACGGCAGCGGCCCGAGCATCGGGCTCGAACTACCGCTGGACAACGACTGGTCGCCTTCGGGCGACACCGCACGCCGCGCTGCGGGCCGGCCCTTCGGCGTGCCCGACATCGCGCAGCACGCCCGCCTCGCGAAGCTGGCCGACACGCTGGGCTTTCGTGCGCTGTGGGCGCGCGACGTACCGCTGTACGACCCGGCCTTCGGCGATGCCGCGCAAGTCTTCGAGGTGTTCAGCTACCTCGGCTATCTGGCGGGCGTGACCGAGCGCATATTGCTCGGCACCGCCGCCGTGGTGTTGCCGCTGCGCGAACCGGTGCTCACGCTGAAGTCGGCCGCCACGGTCGACCACCTGAGCAACGGCCGACTGATGCTGGGCGTGGCCAGCGGCGACCGGCCTGTGGAGTACCCGATCTTCGAGCGCGACTACGCCACGCGCGGCGAGCGCTTTCGCGAGCAGGTGGCGATGGTGCGCGACTGGGGTGCAGCGACGTTGCCTGAAGGCATCGAGCTGTTGCCGCGTCCGCAGAACCCTCTGCCCCTGCTGGTGGCCGGCCTCGCGCAGCAAACGCCCGACTGGATCGGCGCGCACATGGACGGTTGCCTCACCTACCCCGGCACGCCGGAAGACCATGCGCGGCGTTCGGCGCAATGGCGTGCGGTGGCTGGCGACGGCAAGCCTTACATGAGCTTCATTCACCTCGACCTGGCGGACGATGCGAATACGCCGCTGGAGCGCTATCGCTTCGGTGGCCGCATGGGGCGGCATGCGCTGGTGCGGGAACTGGCTGCGCTGCATGCATCCGGCGTGCAGCACGTGGGCCTGCATCTGCGGCGCAACCGGCGCCCGCTGGGCGAAACGATGGAAGAAATCGGGCAGTTCGTGCTGCCGGTGTTCCATGCGGACGCAGGCATTCGCCAGCCCGAAGAAGACGACGCCGTGCTGGCCTGA
- the dkgB gene encoding 2,5-didehydrogluconate reductase DkgB → MTTNNISTIPAFGLGTFRLKGQVVIDSVKNGLDVGYRVIDTAQIYGNEAEVGQAIAESGVARKDLFITTKIWTDNYAKDKLVTSLKDSLAKLRTDHVDLTLIHWPSPGNAVPVAEFMGALAEAKAQGLTKQIGVSNFNIALMKEAIAAVGAENIATNQIELHPYLQNRKVAEFAKSQGIHITSYMTLAYGKVIADPVIGAIAKAHNATTAQVTLAWAMQLGYAVIPSSTKRANLEGNLKAQQLKLTDAEMAQMAALDRNERLTDPAGLSPAWD, encoded by the coding sequence ATGACAACGAACAACATCAGCACCATTCCTGCCTTCGGCCTCGGCACCTTCCGCCTGAAGGGCCAGGTGGTGATCGACTCGGTGAAGAACGGCCTCGACGTGGGCTACCGCGTGATCGATACGGCGCAGATCTACGGCAACGAAGCCGAGGTGGGCCAGGCGATCGCCGAAAGCGGCGTGGCGCGCAAAGACCTGTTCATCACCACCAAGATCTGGACGGACAACTACGCCAAAGACAAGCTGGTGACTAGCCTGAAAGACAGCCTCGCCAAGCTGCGCACCGATCACGTCGACCTGACGCTGATCCACTGGCCTTCGCCCGGCAACGCCGTGCCTGTGGCCGAGTTCATGGGCGCGCTGGCCGAAGCCAAGGCGCAGGGGCTCACCAAGCAGATCGGCGTGTCGAACTTCAACATCGCGCTGATGAAGGAAGCGATTGCGGCCGTGGGCGCAGAGAACATCGCCACCAACCAGATCGAGCTGCACCCGTACCTGCAGAACCGCAAGGTGGCGGAGTTCGCAAAGAGCCAGGGCATCCACATCACCTCGTACATGACGCTGGCCTACGGCAAGGTGATTGCCGACCCGGTGATCGGGGCGATTGCCAAGGCGCACAACGCGACCACTGCGCAGGTCACGCTGGCCTGGGCGATGCAGTTGGGCTACGCGGTGATTCCGTCGTCCACCAAGCGCGCGAACCTCGAAGGCAACCTGAAGGCGCAGCAACTGAAGCTGACAGATGCAGAGATGGCGCAGATGGCGGCGCTCGACCGCAATGAGCGGCTTACCGACCCGGCCGGCCTGTCGCCGGCGTGGGACTGA
- a CDS encoding SDR family NAD(P)-dependent oxidoreductase gives MTVQNPIGGKTAIVTGASSGIGFGIARRLLAEGWNVVGNARNDARLLEAARQLGAGDRFSGVAGDIADPRTAQALVDHAVARFGAVDALVNNAGVFLPKPFIDFTPEEIEEQIAINVKGTVFASQAAARQMIARRSGAIVNITASIALQPRSNVPAFMAVLLKGGLNAATRALALELAPHGVRVNAVAPGIIDSPMHPVESHAFLKTLQPTGRLGTVDEIADAVLYLVNAGFTSGAVLPVDGAAAAGNI, from the coding sequence ATGACTGTGCAGAACCCCATCGGCGGCAAGACCGCCATCGTCACCGGCGCCAGCAGCGGCATCGGTTTCGGCATTGCCCGCCGCTTGCTGGCCGAAGGCTGGAACGTGGTCGGCAATGCGCGCAACGATGCGCGCTTGCTCGAAGCCGCGCGCCAGCTCGGCGCCGGCGACCGCTTCAGCGGCGTGGCCGGCGACATTGCCGACCCGCGCACCGCGCAGGCGCTGGTCGATCACGCGGTGGCGCGCTTCGGCGCGGTCGATGCGCTGGTCAACAACGCGGGCGTGTTCCTTCCCAAGCCCTTCATCGACTTCACGCCCGAAGAAATCGAGGAGCAGATCGCGATCAACGTGAAGGGAACGGTCTTCGCGTCGCAAGCTGCGGCGCGGCAGATGATCGCGCGCCGCTCGGGCGCCATCGTGAACATCACGGCGTCGATCGCGCTGCAGCCGCGCAGCAATGTGCCGGCCTTCATGGCGGTGCTGCTCAAGGGCGGGCTCAACGCGGCCACGCGTGCGCTGGCGCTCGAACTGGCCCCGCACGGCGTGCGCGTGAACGCGGTGGCGCCCGGCATCATCGACAGCCCGATGCACCCGGTGGAGTCGCATGCGTTCCTGAAGACGCTGCAGCCCACCGGCCGCCTGGGCACGGTCGACGAGATTGCCGATGCGGTGCTCTACCTGGTGAACGCGGGCTTCACCAGCGGCGCGGTGCTGCCGGTGGACGGTGCCGCAGCTGCCGGGAACATCTGA
- a CDS encoding MoaF-related domain-containing protein, with amino-acid sequence MNDDKTLPAFVGRTYEVRYGETMTAPNIYAADGQTMRYEVTAGPFKGATAEVRYQAEQIGPGLYALSWQEADKGTVVHVDDFAGGHSRSYYTTAGHDFVRMAGTLREVTAP; translated from the coding sequence ATGAACGACGACAAGACACTGCCAGCGTTCGTCGGCCGCACTTACGAAGTGCGGTACGGCGAGACGATGACCGCGCCGAACATCTACGCGGCCGACGGCCAGACGATGCGCTATGAAGTCACGGCCGGCCCGTTCAAGGGCGCGACGGCCGAGGTGCGCTACCAGGCCGAGCAGATCGGCCCCGGGCTCTATGCGCTTTCGTGGCAGGAGGCCGACAAGGGCACGGTGGTGCACGTCGACGACTTCGCAGGCGGCCACTCGCGCTCTTACTACACGACGGCCGGGCATGACTTCGTGCGCATGGCGGGCACGCTGCGTGAGGTGACTGCGCCATGA
- a CDS encoding DUF3455 domain-containing protein has translation MHTTSRFPRSLAVLGAVSAAAAMLTACGSMSMTPAFNQSSLPPTIQVPAGHKVAMETVGKGDITYECRDKANAAGQTEWVFVGPDAKLWDRSGKQVGKYYGPPATWESNDGSKLTATQLAVAPSGSTSLPFQLVKANPATGSGAMTGVTYIQRVALQGGVAPAASPCTPATKGQKQVVQYQADYIFWKAS, from the coding sequence ATGCACACCACCTCTCGCTTCCCCCGTTCGCTCGCCGTCCTCGGCGCTGTCAGCGCCGCTGCCGCCATGCTCACCGCCTGCGGATCGATGTCGATGACCCCCGCCTTCAACCAGTCCAGCCTGCCGCCCACCATCCAGGTGCCGGCCGGCCACAAGGTCGCGATGGAAACCGTGGGCAAGGGCGACATCACCTATGAATGCCGCGACAAGGCCAATGCCGCCGGGCAGACCGAGTGGGTGTTCGTCGGCCCCGACGCCAAGCTGTGGGACCGCAGCGGCAAGCAGGTCGGCAAGTACTACGGCCCGCCGGCCACGTGGGAATCGAACGACGGCTCCAAGCTCACCGCCACGCAACTGGCCGTCGCGCCCTCGGGCTCAACCAGCCTGCCGTTCCAGCTCGTCAAGGCCAACCCGGCCACGGGCAGCGGCGCGATGACGGGCGTCACGTATATCCAGCGCGTGGCGCTGCAAGGCGGCGTGGCACCGGCTGCCTCGCCGTGCACGCCGGCCACCAAGGGCCAGAAGCAGGTCGTGCAGTACCAGGCCGACTACATCTTCTGGAAGGCTTCCTGA